In the Streptomyces sp. f51 genome, one interval contains:
- a CDS encoding bifunctional aldolase/short-chain dehydrogenase, whose protein sequence is MAPHPEAEALLARSRRLGGDPRNTNYAGGNTSAKGTGTDPVTGGDVELMWVKGSGGDLGTLTEAGLAVLRLDRLRAMTEVYPGVEREDEMVAAFDYCLHGKGGAAPSIDTAMHGLVDAPHVDHLHPDSGIALACAADGEKLTAECFGDRVVWVPWRRPGFQLGLDIAAVKEANPQAVGCVLGGHGITAWGATAEECERNSLYVIRTAEAFLAERGKAEPFGPVVEGYEALAPRERRERAAALAPHIRAVASQDRPQVGHFTDSDEVLDFLSRAEHGRLAALGTSCPDHFLRTKVRPLVLDLPPAAPLDEAVARLAELHAGYRAEYAAYYERHALPDSPAMRGADPAIVLVPGVGMFSFGKDKQTARVAGEFYVNAINVMRGAEAVSAYAPIEESEKFRIEYWALEEAKLRRMPAPKPLATRVALVTGGGSGIGRAVAERLVAEGACVVIADLNIEGAERVAAELGGPDQAVAVGMDVTSEEQIAEAFTSAALAFGGVDLVVNNAGISISKPLLETTAKDWDLQHDIMARGSFLVSREAARVMIAQGLGGDIVYIASKNAVFAGPNNIAYSATKADQAHQVRLLAAELGAHGIRVNGVNPDGVVRGSGIFAGGWGAQRAATYGIEEEKLGEFYAQRTILKREVLPEHVASAVFALTGGDLTHTTGLHIPVDAGVAAAFLR, encoded by the coding sequence ATGGCACCCCATCCCGAAGCCGAGGCTCTGTTGGCGCGGTCGCGGCGGCTCGGCGGCGATCCTCGCAACACCAACTACGCGGGCGGCAACACGTCCGCGAAGGGCACCGGCACCGACCCCGTGACCGGCGGCGACGTGGAGCTGATGTGGGTGAAGGGGTCGGGTGGAGACCTCGGCACCCTCACCGAGGCCGGACTCGCGGTGCTGCGACTCGACCGGTTGCGCGCGATGACCGAGGTGTACCCGGGCGTCGAGCGCGAGGACGAGATGGTCGCCGCGTTCGACTACTGCCTGCACGGCAAGGGCGGCGCCGCGCCGTCGATCGACACGGCGATGCACGGTCTGGTCGACGCCCCGCACGTCGACCATCTGCACCCGGACTCGGGGATCGCGCTCGCCTGCGCGGCCGACGGGGAGAAGCTGACCGCCGAGTGCTTCGGCGACCGGGTCGTGTGGGTTCCCTGGCGCCGGCCCGGGTTCCAGCTGGGACTGGACATCGCGGCGGTCAAGGAGGCCAACCCGCAGGCCGTCGGCTGCGTCCTGGGCGGCCACGGCATCACCGCGTGGGGCGCCACCGCCGAGGAGTGCGAGCGCAACTCGCTGTACGTCATCCGCACCGCCGAGGCCTTCCTCGCCGAGCGCGGGAAGGCGGAACCGTTCGGGCCGGTCGTCGAGGGGTACGAGGCCCTCGCCCCGCGGGAACGCCGTGAGCGGGCCGCCGCGCTGGCCCCTCACATCCGGGCCGTCGCCTCCCAGGACCGCCCGCAGGTCGGCCACTTCACCGACTCCGACGAGGTGCTCGACTTCCTCTCCCGCGCCGAGCACGGGCGCCTCGCGGCCCTCGGCACCTCGTGCCCCGACCACTTCCTGCGCACCAAGGTCAGGCCGCTCGTCCTCGACCTTCCGCCGGCCGCCCCCCTCGACGAGGCGGTAGCCCGGCTCGCCGAGCTGCACGCCGGGTACCGCGCCGAGTACGCGGCCTACTACGAGCGGCACGCGCTGCCCGACTCCCCCGCGATGCGCGGCGCCGACCCGGCGATCGTGCTGGTCCCCGGGGTCGGCATGTTCTCCTTCGGCAAGGACAAGCAGACGGCCCGGGTGGCGGGCGAGTTCTACGTCAACGCGATCAACGTGATGCGGGGCGCCGAGGCCGTGTCGGCGTACGCGCCCATCGAGGAGTCGGAGAAGTTCCGTATCGAGTACTGGGCCCTGGAGGAGGCCAAGCTCCGGCGGATGCCCGCGCCCAAGCCGCTCGCCACCCGGGTCGCCCTGGTCACCGGCGGGGGCAGCGGCATCGGCCGGGCCGTCGCGGAACGGCTGGTGGCCGAGGGCGCGTGCGTCGTGATCGCCGACCTGAACATCGAGGGCGCCGAACGGGTCGCCGCCGAGCTCGGCGGTCCCGACCAGGCCGTCGCCGTGGGTATGGACGTCACCTCCGAGGAACAGATCGCCGAGGCCTTCACGTCCGCGGCACTGGCCTTCGGCGGTGTCGACCTGGTGGTCAACAACGCGGGCATCTCCATCTCCAAACCGCTCCTGGAGACCACCGCGAAGGACTGGGACCTCCAGCACGACATCATGGCGCGCGGTTCCTTCCTCGTCTCGCGCGAGGCGGCCCGGGTCATGATCGCGCAGGGGCTGGGCGGCGACATCGTCTACATCGCGTCCAAGAACGCGGTCTTCGCGGGTCCGAACAACATCGCCTACTCCGCGACCAAGGCCGACCAGGCGCACCAAGTACGCCTTCTGGCAGCCGAGTTGGGCGCCCACGGCATCCGGGTCAACGGCGTCAACCCGGACGGTGTCGTGCGCGGCTCGGGCATCTTCGCGGGCGGCTGGGGCGCGCAGCGGGCGGCGACGTACGGCATCGAGGAGGAGAAGCTCGGCGAGTTCTACGCCCAGCGGACCATCCTCAAGCGCGAGGTGCTGCCCGAGCATGTCGCGAGCGCCGTATTCGCCCTGACCGGCGGGGACTTGACGCACACGACGGGTCTGCACATCCCGGTGGACGCCGGCGTGGCCGCCGCGTTCCTGCGATGA